In the genome of Longimicrobiaceae bacterium, one region contains:
- a CDS encoding AI-2E family transporter, whose amino-acid sequence MIENPVQRITWRTADVVRILMLGVLVLFLWRFFWMVHSALLLGLLAVLIAIILHAPARLLARWLPFRLAFALSVIAFLAVLAALFVRLIPQLLTQMSQLAGQLPAAMEYLGEWIEERTGTPTSPELAAQVNAQLGEFIGRFVPLAFNLISVVVGGFAIIILAIFLAAQPDTYRDLLLRLVPPPSRERAREIYDEAGRNLRNWVLGKVFTMAMTGVFIWIGLTIFGVPGALALAALAALLEFIPNFGPTLAAGPAVISAFLISPATALWVAIYFFAFQQIQSAVTVPLVERRAVDIPPAALLIWQLMLAVGFGILGLFVATPLLAVISVVARILYFEPTERLPEWDRRGELGVRAEEGQAG is encoded by the coding sequence ATGATCGAAAATCCGGTCCAGAGGATCACCTGGAGGACAGCCGACGTCGTCCGCATCCTGATGCTGGGCGTGCTGGTGCTGTTCCTCTGGAGGTTTTTCTGGATGGTGCACTCGGCGCTGCTGCTCGGCCTGCTGGCCGTGCTGATCGCCATCATCCTGCACGCACCTGCCCGGCTCCTCGCGCGCTGGCTGCCCTTCCGCCTGGCCTTCGCGCTCAGCGTAATCGCCTTCCTCGCCGTACTCGCGGCACTCTTCGTCCGCCTGATCCCGCAGCTCCTCACCCAGATGTCCCAGCTCGCCGGGCAGCTGCCCGCCGCGATGGAGTACCTCGGGGAATGGATCGAGGAGCGAACGGGGACACCGACGAGCCCGGAGCTCGCGGCGCAGGTCAACGCCCAGCTCGGGGAGTTCATCGGGCGCTTCGTACCGCTGGCCTTCAACCTCATCTCGGTGGTCGTCGGCGGCTTTGCCATCATCATCCTGGCCATCTTCCTGGCGGCACAACCCGACACCTACCGGGACCTGCTGTTACGGCTCGTCCCACCCCCCTCGCGCGAGCGCGCCCGCGAGATCTACGACGAAGCCGGGCGCAACCTGCGCAACTGGGTGCTGGGCAAGGTCTTCACGATGGCCATGACGGGGGTGTTCATCTGGATCGGCCTGACCATCTTCGGCGTGCCGGGGGCGCTCGCCCTGGCGGCGCTGGCGGCGTTGCTCGAGTTCATCCCCAACTTCGGGCCGACCCTGGCGGCGGGGCCCGCCGTGATCTCCGCCTTCCTCATCTCGCCCGCGACCGCCCTCTGGGTAGCGATCTATTTCTTTGCTTTCCAGCAGATCCAGTCCGCCGTTACCGTGCCGTTGGTGGAGCGGCGCGCGGTCGACATCCCGCCCGCCGCACTCCTCATCTGGCAGCTCATGCTGGCCGTGGGCTTCGGCATCCTGGGCCTCTTCGTGGCCACCCCTCTGCTCGCGGTGATCTCGGTGGTCGCGCGGATTCTCTACTTCGAGCCGACGGAGCGGCTGCCGGAATGGGACCGGCGCGGGGAGTTGGGGGTGCGGGCGGAGGAGGGGCAGGCGGGGTGA